A single Pseudomonas brassicacearum DNA region contains:
- a CDS encoding rRNA pseudouridine synthase: MTDPIRLSKRLIELVGCSRREAELFIEGGWVTVDGEVIDEPQFKVTTQKVELDPEAKATAPEPVTLLLNAPAGMDVDTAMASLGPQTLSEEHRFGKRPLKGHFLRLTASADLQANASGLLVFTQDWKILRKLTADAAKIEQEYVVEVEGEMVAHGLNRLNHGLTYKGKELPAVKASWQNENRLRFAMKNPQPGVIALFCQAVGLKVVAIRRIRIGGVSIGKVPLGQWRYLSAKEKF; encoded by the coding sequence ATGACTGACCCGATTCGTCTCTCCAAACGCCTCATCGAACTCGTCGGCTGTTCCCGTCGGGAGGCTGAGTTGTTCATCGAGGGCGGCTGGGTCACCGTGGATGGCGAAGTGATCGATGAGCCGCAGTTCAAGGTCACCACCCAGAAGGTCGAACTCGACCCCGAGGCCAAGGCCACCGCGCCGGAGCCCGTAACGCTCCTGCTGAATGCGCCTGCTGGCATGGATGTAGACACCGCCATGGCTTCCCTTGGACCGCAAACCCTGAGTGAAGAACATCGCTTCGGCAAGCGGCCGCTCAAGGGTCATTTCCTGCGCCTGACCGCCAGCGCCGACCTGCAGGCCAACGCCAGCGGGCTGCTGGTGTTCACCCAGGACTGGAAGATCTTGCGCAAGCTCACCGCCGACGCCGCCAAGATCGAGCAGGAATACGTGGTGGAAGTCGAAGGCGAGATGGTCGCCCATGGCCTCAATCGCCTGAACCATGGCTTGACCTACAAGGGCAAAGAGCTGCCGGCGGTCAAGGCCAGCTGGCAGAACGAGAACCGCCTGCGCTTTGCCATGAAGAACCCGCAGCCCGGCGTGATCGCTCTGTTTTGCCAGGCGGTTGGGCTCAAGGTCGTCGCCATTCGCCGCATTCGCATCGGCGGCGTGTCCATCGGCAAGGTGCCGCTGGGCCAGTGGCGCTACCTGTCTGCCAAAGAGAAATTCTAA
- a CDS encoding GNAT family N-acetyltransferase gives MRQHSVIHTPKPSDYQELTQVWEASVRATHDFLPDSYIELLKNLVLTRYLDAVMLICTRDARQRITGFAGVAAGKIEMLFIAPQHRGQGLGKQLLRYAMEHLNADQLDVNEQNPQALGFYLKQGFEVVGRSAKDGMNQPYPLLHMRYKQPDLKAGRG, from the coding sequence ATGCGTCAGCATTCGGTCATCCACACACCCAAACCGAGCGATTACCAGGAACTGACCCAGGTGTGGGAGGCTTCGGTACGCGCCACCCACGACTTCCTGCCGGACAGCTACATCGAGCTGCTGAAGAACCTGGTGCTCACCCGTTACCTGGATGCGGTGATGCTCATTTGCACCCGGGACGCGCGCCAGCGGATCACCGGTTTCGCCGGCGTCGCGGCGGGCAAGATCGAGATGCTCTTCATTGCCCCGCAACACCGAGGCCAAGGCTTGGGCAAGCAGCTGCTGCGCTACGCCATGGAACACCTGAATGCCGATCAACTGGACGTCAACGAGCAGAACCCGCAAGCCCTGGGCTTTTATCTCAAGCAAGGTTTCGAGGTGGTCGGGCGCTCGGCAAAAGATGGCATGAACCAGCCCTACCCACTGCTGCACATGCGCTACAAGCAACCCGACCTGAAGGCTGGGCGCGGCTAA